The Cervus elaphus chromosome 12, mCerEla1.1, whole genome shotgun sequence genome includes a region encoding these proteins:
- the PIF1 gene encoding ATP-dependent DNA helicase PIF1 isoform X1 encodes MLLGTQAAAAECEDGELRCRVAVEELSPGGQARRRQSLRTAELSLGRNERRELMLRLQAPGPAGRPRCFPVRAARLFTRFAAAGRSTLRFPADSTPRASAVQLLLSDCPPDRLRRFLRTLRLKLAAAPGPGPASARTQLLGPRPRDFVGISPVQPEELRRVAATRVTDTTPVKRPTEPRAGAKPSTVRTGKRGSPWGTGDGRDREVTRWPLPVKRLRLPPTKPELSKEQAAVLRAVLKGQSIFFTGSAGTGKSYLLKRILGSLPPTGTVATASTGVAACHIGGTTLHAFAGIGSGQAPLAQCVALAQRPGVRQGWLNCQRLVIDEISMVEADLFDKLEAVARAVRQQNKPFGGIQLIICGDFLQLPPVTKGSQLPQFCFQAKSWRRCVPVTLELTEVWRQTDKTFISLLQAVRLGRCSDEVTRQLRATAAHKVGRDGIVATRLCTHQDDVALTNERQLQELPGEVHSFEAMDSDPEQARTLDAQCPVSQLLQLKLGAQVMLVKNLAVSRGLVNGARGVVVGFEAEGRGLPQVRFLCGVTEVIRADRWTVQTTGGHLLSRQQLPLQLAWAISIHKSQGMSLDCVEMSLGRVFASGQAYVALSRARSLQGLRVLDFDPMVVRCDPRVLSFYATLRQNGALSLESPDDEEGTSDQENVDPNL; translated from the exons ATGCTTTTGGGCACCCAGGCAGCGGCTGCAGAATGCGAGGATGGAGAACTGCGGTGCCGTGTGGCTGTGGAGGAGCTGAGCCCCGGTGGGCAGGCGCGAAGGCGCCAGTCCCTACGCACCGCGGAGCTGAGCCTGGGTCGTAACGAGCGCCGCGAGTtgatgctgaggctgcaggcGCCCGGGCCCGCTGGGCGGCCGCGCTGCTTCCCCGTGCGCGCCGCGCGCCTCTTCACCCGCTTCGCTGCCGCCGGGCGCAGCACTCTGCGGTTCCCCGCCGACAGCACTCCCCGGGCCAGCGCGGTCCAGCTGCTGCTCTCGGATTGCCCTCCAGACCGCCTGCGCCGCTTCCTGCGTACGCTGCGCCTCAAGCTGGCGGCGGCCCCGGGTCCCGGGCCGGCCTCCGCCCGCACGCAGCTGCTTGGCCCGCGGCCCCGCGACTTCGTCGGCATCAGCCCCGTGCAGCCCGAGGAGTTGCGGCGCGTGGCGGCCACCCGGGTCACAGATACCACGCCGGTGAAGCGGCCCACGGAACCTCGGGCGGGAGCCAAGCCCAGCACAGTGAGGACAGGAAAACGGGGGTCGCCTTGGGGAACGGGAGATGGAAGAGACCGA GAAGTCACAAGGTGGCCCCTGCCTGTGAAGAGGCTGAGATTGCCCCCCACCAAACCAGAGCTTTCCAAGGAACAGGCTGCTGTCCTGAGGGCTGTCCTGAAAGGCCAGAGCATTTTCTTCACTGGGAGTGCAG ggacagggaagtcttATCTGCTGAAACGTATCCTGGGCTCACTGCCTCCCACGGGCACTGTGGCCACTGCCAGCACTGGGGTGGCAGCCTGCCACATCGGGGGTACTACCCTCCATGCCTTTGCAG GCATTGGCtcaggccaggctcccctggcccagTGTGTGGCCCTGGCCCAGCGGCCCGGTGTGCGGCAGGGTTGGCTGAACTGCCAGCGGCTAGTCATTGATGAGATCTCCATGGTGGAAGCGGACCTGTTTGACAAGCTGGAGGCCGTGGCCAG AGCTGTCCGGCAGCAGAATAAGCCATTCGGAGGGATCCAGCTCATTATCTGTGGGGACTTCCTGCAGCTGCCACCTGTAACCAAGGGATCCCAGCTCCCGCAGTTCTGCTTCCAG GCCAAGAGCTGGAGGAGGTGTGTCCCAGTGACCCTGGAACTGACTGAGGTGTGGAGGCAAACCGACAAGACCTTCATCTCTCTGCTGCAAGCTGTGCGGCTGGGCAG GTGCTCAGATGAAGTCACCCGCCAGCTCCGGGCTACAGCTGCCCACAAGGTGGGGCGAGATGGGATTGTGGCCACAAGGCTCTGCACCCACCAGGATGATGTGGCCCTTACCAATGAGAGGCAGCTGCAGGAACTGCCAG GTGAAGTACACAGCTTTGAGGCCATGGACAGTGACCCTGAGCAAGCCCGGACCCTGGATGCCCAGTGTCCTGTTAGCCAGCTCCTTCAGCTAAAGCTGGGTGCCCAG GTGATGCTGGTGAAGAACTTGGCAGTGTCTCGGGGCCTGGTGAATGGTGCCCGAGGGGTGGTAGTCGGGTTCGAGGCCGAGGGGAGAG ggCTGCCCCAGGTCCGGTTCCTGTGTGGAGTCACCGAGGTCATCCGTGCTGACCGCTGGACGGTACAGACTACAGGGGGCCATCTCCTCAGCCGGCAGCAGCTGCCCCTGCAGCTGGCCTGGGCCATTTCCATTCACAAGAGCCAG gGCATGTCCCTGGATTGTGTGGAGATGTCTCTGGGCCGTGTGTTTGCCAGCGGCCAGGCCTACGTGGCCCTTTCCCGGGCCCGCAGCCTGCAGGGCCTCCGCGTGTTGGACTTTGACCCCATGGTGGTTCGCTGTGACCCGCGCGTGCTGAGCTTCTATGCTACCCTGCGGCAGAATGGGGCCCTCAGCCTG GAGTCCCCAGATGATGAGGAGGGAACCTCAGACCAGGAGAACGTGGACCCGAACCTTTGA
- the PIF1 gene encoding ATP-dependent DNA helicase PIF1 isoform X2: MLLGTQAAAAECEDGELRCRVAVEELSPGGQARRRQSLRTAELSLGRNERRELMLRLQAPGPAGRPRCFPVRAARLFTRFAAAGRSTLRFPADSTPRASAVQLLLSDCPPDRLRRFLRTLRLKLAAAPGPGPASARTQLLGPRPRDFVGISPVQPEELRRVAATRVTDTTPVKRPTEPRAGAKPSTEVTRWPLPVKRLRLPPTKPELSKEQAAVLRAVLKGQSIFFTGSAGTGKSYLLKRILGSLPPTGTVATASTGVAACHIGGTTLHAFAGIGSGQAPLAQCVALAQRPGVRQGWLNCQRLVIDEISMVEADLFDKLEAVARAVRQQNKPFGGIQLIICGDFLQLPPVTKGSQLPQFCFQAKSWRRCVPVTLELTEVWRQTDKTFISLLQAVRLGRCSDEVTRQLRATAAHKVGRDGIVATRLCTHQDDVALTNERQLQELPGEVHSFEAMDSDPEQARTLDAQCPVSQLLQLKLGAQVMLVKNLAVSRGLVNGARGVVVGFEAEGRGLPQVRFLCGVTEVIRADRWTVQTTGGHLLSRQQLPLQLAWAISIHKSQGMSLDCVEMSLGRVFASGQAYVALSRARSLQGLRVLDFDPMVVRCDPRVLSFYATLRQNGALSLESPDDEEGTSDQENVDPNL; this comes from the exons ATGCTTTTGGGCACCCAGGCAGCGGCTGCAGAATGCGAGGATGGAGAACTGCGGTGCCGTGTGGCTGTGGAGGAGCTGAGCCCCGGTGGGCAGGCGCGAAGGCGCCAGTCCCTACGCACCGCGGAGCTGAGCCTGGGTCGTAACGAGCGCCGCGAGTtgatgctgaggctgcaggcGCCCGGGCCCGCTGGGCGGCCGCGCTGCTTCCCCGTGCGCGCCGCGCGCCTCTTCACCCGCTTCGCTGCCGCCGGGCGCAGCACTCTGCGGTTCCCCGCCGACAGCACTCCCCGGGCCAGCGCGGTCCAGCTGCTGCTCTCGGATTGCCCTCCAGACCGCCTGCGCCGCTTCCTGCGTACGCTGCGCCTCAAGCTGGCGGCGGCCCCGGGTCCCGGGCCGGCCTCCGCCCGCACGCAGCTGCTTGGCCCGCGGCCCCGCGACTTCGTCGGCATCAGCCCCGTGCAGCCCGAGGAGTTGCGGCGCGTGGCGGCCACCCGGGTCACAGATACCACGCCGGTGAAGCGGCCCACGGAACCTCGGGCGGGAGCCAAGCCCAGCACA GAAGTCACAAGGTGGCCCCTGCCTGTGAAGAGGCTGAGATTGCCCCCCACCAAACCAGAGCTTTCCAAGGAACAGGCTGCTGTCCTGAGGGCTGTCCTGAAAGGCCAGAGCATTTTCTTCACTGGGAGTGCAG ggacagggaagtcttATCTGCTGAAACGTATCCTGGGCTCACTGCCTCCCACGGGCACTGTGGCCACTGCCAGCACTGGGGTGGCAGCCTGCCACATCGGGGGTACTACCCTCCATGCCTTTGCAG GCATTGGCtcaggccaggctcccctggcccagTGTGTGGCCCTGGCCCAGCGGCCCGGTGTGCGGCAGGGTTGGCTGAACTGCCAGCGGCTAGTCATTGATGAGATCTCCATGGTGGAAGCGGACCTGTTTGACAAGCTGGAGGCCGTGGCCAG AGCTGTCCGGCAGCAGAATAAGCCATTCGGAGGGATCCAGCTCATTATCTGTGGGGACTTCCTGCAGCTGCCACCTGTAACCAAGGGATCCCAGCTCCCGCAGTTCTGCTTCCAG GCCAAGAGCTGGAGGAGGTGTGTCCCAGTGACCCTGGAACTGACTGAGGTGTGGAGGCAAACCGACAAGACCTTCATCTCTCTGCTGCAAGCTGTGCGGCTGGGCAG GTGCTCAGATGAAGTCACCCGCCAGCTCCGGGCTACAGCTGCCCACAAGGTGGGGCGAGATGGGATTGTGGCCACAAGGCTCTGCACCCACCAGGATGATGTGGCCCTTACCAATGAGAGGCAGCTGCAGGAACTGCCAG GTGAAGTACACAGCTTTGAGGCCATGGACAGTGACCCTGAGCAAGCCCGGACCCTGGATGCCCAGTGTCCTGTTAGCCAGCTCCTTCAGCTAAAGCTGGGTGCCCAG GTGATGCTGGTGAAGAACTTGGCAGTGTCTCGGGGCCTGGTGAATGGTGCCCGAGGGGTGGTAGTCGGGTTCGAGGCCGAGGGGAGAG ggCTGCCCCAGGTCCGGTTCCTGTGTGGAGTCACCGAGGTCATCCGTGCTGACCGCTGGACGGTACAGACTACAGGGGGCCATCTCCTCAGCCGGCAGCAGCTGCCCCTGCAGCTGGCCTGGGCCATTTCCATTCACAAGAGCCAG gGCATGTCCCTGGATTGTGTGGAGATGTCTCTGGGCCGTGTGTTTGCCAGCGGCCAGGCCTACGTGGCCCTTTCCCGGGCCCGCAGCCTGCAGGGCCTCCGCGTGTTGGACTTTGACCCCATGGTGGTTCGCTGTGACCCGCGCGTGCTGAGCTTCTATGCTACCCTGCGGCAGAATGGGGCCCTCAGCCTG GAGTCCCCAGATGATGAGGAGGGAACCTCAGACCAGGAGAACGTGGACCCGAACCTTTGA